A genomic region of Planctomycetaceae bacterium contains the following coding sequences:
- a CDS encoding EamA family transporter: protein MPNSSAWLYWALLSAVFAALTAIFAKVGLQDVDSDMATLVRTVIIIAVLGLFVAITGKWSNPLLLPRKTWVFLSLSGLATGASWVCYFRALQIGDASRVAPVDKLSLVLVAVFAFVFLGERLSLREWTGVGLVAAGVLMLAAKR from the coding sequence ATGCCAAATTCCTCCGCGTGGCTTTACTGGGCACTTCTGTCCGCGGTGTTCGCCGCGCTGACGGCGATCTTTGCGAAAGTCGGCCTGCAGGATGTCGACTCCGACATGGCCACGCTGGTGCGAACGGTGATTATCATCGCCGTGCTGGGATTGTTTGTCGCGATCACGGGGAAGTGGAGCAACCCGCTGCTGCTGCCGCGGAAGACGTGGGTGTTCCTGAGTCTGTCCGGATTGGCAACGGGAGCCTCCTGGGTCTGCTACTTTCGCGCGCTTCAGATCGGCGACGCGTCGCGAGTGGCTCCCGTCGACAAGCTCAGTCTGGTGCTGGTTGCCGTATTCGCCTTCGTGTTTCTGGGCGAACGGCTGTCCCTTCGCGAATGGACGGGCGTCGGACTTGTCGCGGCCGGTGTGCTGATGCTGGCCGCCAAACGCTGA